tgcCCTCTTACAGGTCCTCGCAACTTCGGCTCTAAAGCGTTCCTCAGCGCCATCCGCCCGGAAACACGAGCGACAGAGAAAAGGTCCGCGAGGCCGGCGGACTCCAGAGAGGCTGGGTCGGAGCGCGGGGCGGGTTGCCGAAGGGCCTCGGCCTGGGCTGCGTGCTGGAGAGCGGGGACGGGGCCGACTCATCAGAGGCGGCAGCAACAAGTCCACTTTGCTCTCCAGTCTCTTTCTCCGACACCGCTGAGGTGGTTTCCCACCGACTTCCTTTCCATACAGCACCAGCAGGCACCGGGGTGAAGGGTCATATAAAAATGGCGCTGGCCGCTGGTCTGCTACCCCAGTTGCGGCACTCTGGGTCGCTGCCCTGCGGGGCCGTCCGACTCCGGACTCCCGCTGCGGCCGAGGTGAGGCTGCCGTCGGCCAGACTTTGCTACCTCTGCCGCTGTCGCCTCGGCTCGGGAGCGGCGTCATTTCCCCGAAGCGCTTGGGCCTTGGCGGCCTCGGCGCTACCTGCCCAGGGCTCCCGGCGGCCAGTGCTCAGCCGCCCGGGACTCCCCACAGCCTTCGCTTCTTTCCCTGCCTGCCTTCAGCGCAGCTACAGCACGGAGGAGAAGCCCCAGCAGCACCAGAAAACCAAGATGATCGTCCTGGGATTCTCCAACCCTATCAACTGGGTTAGGACTCGAATTAAGGCCTTCCTTATCTGGGCCTATTTCGACAAAGAGTTCAGCATCGCAGAGTTCTCTGAGGGAGCGAAGCAGGTTTGTTTATTTTCCTGGTTGACTTGTCTGTCTCTAATGAGTTCAACTATTATTCGCAGAAGTGCTTAGTTTCTTCACTGGGATACAAGTGATCCAAAGTGATTAGTGGCCCAGACATAGAGCTTTCCAGCCATTGCTTGACTTAAAGTAagcttctggccaggcatgggggtacacgcctgtagtctcagctacttagaaggctgaaggggaggattgcttgaacccaggagttggacgTAGTgctgtgatggtgccattgcactccagcctgggagacagagccaagccctgtctcaaaaaataaaggaaaaagctaTATGGTCTCATATTGTCTGAACGTAATTTTCAAATCTACAAAGTGGGCAAGACaatccctggcacatagtaggccctccatgaatgtttgttgaatacatTAATAAATGGGTCAGtttgaagaataaatgagataacattTCCAAAGTGCTGTAATGTCACCTTGGGTAGAAGAGCTGAACTTTCTGCCGTTTATTTGACAGAGTCCACCAACACACCACCCCATACTCCTTAAAGATTAAACTGGAGATGAGCAGTTTTACCCTTTTAAAGGGTTTGCTGAGACTGCCTGGTGGCTAAGTGCGCAGCACCCTACACACAGAAAATATTTAGCCTTTAGAGATTCTTATCCCTGACTTCGTTAGTTACGTACCTGTTTCTGAATGGCTGATTATACCTTGCCTTACCCTTATGACAGTGGTCACTTGGGCCCTGAGGTTATTTGTAGAGTTTGTGGGTACATGCTTTTTTTCTAGGATTAAGGGCcatgtatacctttttttttctttttttgactccTTTACAGATTGTATCGTTCCCAAACATTGCAAAACTATTGATAACAATAGaagtcggccaggcatggtggctcacgcctgttatcccagcactttgggaggccgaggcaggtggatcacaggtcaggagttcgagaccagcctggccaatatggtgaaaccccatctcttctaaaaatacaaaaattagccgtggcgcgcccctgtagtcccagctactctggaggctgaggcaggagaatcgcatgaacctgggaggtggaggttgcagtgagctgagatggcaccactgcattccagcctgggcgacagagcgagactctgtctcaaaaaacaaaaacaaaaaccacaatagAATTCATAAAGTATATTTCCTGCTTCATACCTTCATATGCCTTAAAACCATACCATTGGTGTAATCATTTTACAATATTGGTTGTATACTGGTATTGATATTTTTACTCCAAATTTATTTCAGATTCTTTCCATAATCATGGCCATTTGTATTTATGAGACCTATCAGttgtaaataaatgttttcaactttATGTAATAAGTGTCAGTATTAACTCCTGCTGCCTGCTTCTCTGAGTCAACTCTTGActactatatatatttacataaaaaaaagtcaaagaacaaGCTTGATTAAGATGGT
The sequence above is drawn from the Macaca mulatta isolate MMU2019108-1 chromosome 12, T2T-MMU8v2.0, whole genome shotgun sequence genome and encodes:
- the MAIP1 gene encoding m-AAA protease-interacting protein 1, mitochondrial (The RefSeq protein has 1 substitution compared to this genomic sequence), whose product is MALAAGLLPQLRHSGSLPCGAVRLRTLAAAEVRLPSARLCYLCRCRLGSGAASFPRSAWALAASALPAQGSRRPVLSRPGLPTAFASFPACLQRSYSTEEKPQQHQKTKMIVLGFSNPINWVRTRIKAFLIWAYFDKEFSIAEFSEGAKQAFAHVSKLLSQCKFDLLEELVAKEVLHVLKEKVTSLPDNHKNALAANIDEIVFTSTGDISIYYDEKGRKFVNILMCFWYLTSANIPSETLRGASVFQVKLGNQNVETKQLLSASYEFQREFTQGVKPDWTIARIEHSKLLE
- the MAIP1 gene encoding m-AAA protease-interacting protein 1, mitochondrial isoform X1 → MALAAGLLPQLRHSGSLPCGAVRLRTPAAAEVRLPSARLCYLCRCRLGSGAASFPRSAWALAASALPAQGSRRPVLSRPGLPTAFASFPACLQRSYSTEEKPQQHQKTKMIVLGFSNPINWVRTRIKAFLIWAYFDKEFSIAEFSEGAKQAFAHVSKLLSQCKFDLLEELVAKEVLHVLKEKVTSLPDNHKNALAANIDEIVFTSTGDISIYYDEKGFRGSSHKE